In Thermospira aquatica, the following proteins share a genomic window:
- a CDS encoding riboflavin synthase, with product MFTGIIRYQGKIVQLKPASGGKRFVVETVSEVVDALEEGITSIALDGSCHTVERKDRNCFEVYSSFETLERTTLGEATVGRKLNLELPVTPSSFLDGHIVMGHVDGIGRIVSLRSKGEAALYRFSLSPELARYLVEKDSIAIDGISLTIFDIEGEVFSVAVIPQTLSHTTLASKREGDEVNIEVHLLAKYGIEFAIRQKKREIALKEWLSS from the coding sequence ATGTTTACGGGTATTATACGGTATCAGGGCAAGATTGTTCAACTCAAACCTGCCTCAGGAGGGAAACGTTTTGTTGTGGAGACAGTTTCAGAGGTGGTAGACGCTCTCGAGGAAGGTATCACAAGTATTGCCCTGGATGGAAGTTGCCATACAGTTGAACGCAAGGATCGGAATTGTTTTGAGGTGTATTCGAGTTTTGAAACATTGGAGAGAACAACGTTGGGTGAGGCCACGGTAGGAAGAAAGCTCAATCTTGAACTTCCGGTAACACCATCGAGTTTTCTTGATGGGCATATTGTGATGGGACATGTTGATGGTATAGGCCGAATAGTCTCTCTTCGTTCGAAAGGTGAAGCTGCTCTCTATCGATTTTCTCTTTCTCCCGAACTTGCAAGATATCTGGTGGAAAAGGATTCGATAGCCATTGATGGAATAAGCCTTACGATTTTTGATATTGAGGGTGAGGTTTTCTCGGTAGCGGTGATTCCCCAAACCCTCTCCCATACGACGCTTGCTTCTAAACGGGAGGGAGACGAGGTGAATATCGAGGTACATCTTTTAGCTAAGTATGGGATAGAGTTTGCGATCCGTCAAAAGAAACGGGAGATTGCCTTAAAGGAGTGGTTGTCCTCGTAG